A genomic segment from Amycolatopsis camponoti encodes:
- a CDS encoding ABC transporter permease subunit, giving the protein MTWLTWRQFRLPALSVFAALALIGVVLAITGPELVGRTNFSDEDTLFGGTILVLYLLPAVIGVFWGVPMITRELESGTHSLVWNQTVTRKRWLTTKLGFGLLTAMVAAGLLGWAVSWWASPIDALSATQTDRGMLSRIMPVVFGARGIVPIGYAAFALALGVAVGMLVKRTVAAMAVTLAVLAAVLIVVPTFVRPYLIPPAQMTTAIVPEDITNITGDDTHGILEIGMRNPAGAWVLANETVDPAGTVVHPLPDFVQSCAPRPGQGPPERGSMEQCMSQLGAHGYQQRLTYQPGSRFWPLQWLELALFLAMAALLTWFSFRRIRHLS; this is encoded by the coding sequence ATGACCTGGCTGACCTGGCGCCAGTTCCGCCTGCCCGCGTTGTCCGTGTTCGCCGCGCTGGCTCTGATCGGCGTCGTGCTCGCGATCACCGGGCCGGAGCTGGTGGGGCGCACGAACTTCTCCGACGAGGACACCCTCTTCGGCGGCACGATCCTGGTGCTCTACCTGCTGCCCGCGGTGATCGGCGTGTTCTGGGGCGTCCCGATGATCACGCGCGAGCTGGAGAGCGGCACGCACAGCCTGGTGTGGAACCAGACCGTCACGCGCAAGCGGTGGCTCACCACCAAGCTCGGGTTCGGCCTGCTCACCGCGATGGTCGCGGCCGGCCTGCTCGGCTGGGCGGTGTCGTGGTGGGCGAGCCCGATCGACGCGCTCTCCGCGACGCAGACCGACCGCGGGATGCTCTCGCGCATCATGCCGGTGGTGTTCGGCGCGCGCGGCATCGTCCCGATCGGCTACGCGGCCTTCGCCCTCGCGCTCGGCGTCGCGGTCGGGATGCTGGTGAAGCGGACGGTGGCCGCCATGGCCGTCACGCTCGCCGTGCTCGCCGCCGTGCTGATCGTGGTCCCGACCTTCGTGCGGCCCTACCTCATTCCGCCGGCGCAGATGACGACGGCGATCGTCCCCGAGGACATCACGAACATCACCGGCGACGACACCCACGGGATCCTGGAGATCGGCATGCGGAACCCGGCCGGCGCGTGGGTGCTGGCGAACGAAACCGTGGACCCGGCCGGCACCGTGGTCCATCCGCTGCCGGACTTCGTGCAGAGCTGCGCCCCGAGGCCGGGCCAGGGCCCTCCGGAGCGCGGCAGCATGGAACAGTGCATGTCCCAGCTGGGCGCGCACGGCTACCAGCAGCGCCTGACCTACCAGCCGGGTTCGCGGTTCTGGCCGCTGCAGTGGCTCGAGCTCGCGCTCTTCCTCGCGATGGCCGCCCTGCTCACCTGGTTCTCCTTCCGCCGCATCCGTCACCTGTCCTGA
- a CDS encoding ABC transporter ATP-binding protein, with the protein MTVLRAQGLGKKYKRKWALTGCTLEIEAGHVTGLVGPNGAGKSTLLNIASGMLEPTTGTIEVCGGTPGSGPDQLAKVGYVAQSTPVYTGLTIEEHLRLGAHLNPRWDDSLATKRVERLGLDPKQHAGKLSGGQRAQLALTLGIAKRPELLLLDEPVAALDPLARREFLQDLMEAVAEHGLSVVMSSHLVNDLERVCDHLVVLVDSQVRVIGDVEELLATHHRLSGPRREVDSLPAEQHVVSAKHTDRQTTVLVRTEAPILDPAWTVAQIGLEDLVLEYMSNPAAARPALEVLR; encoded by the coding sequence GTGACCGTCCTGCGTGCCCAGGGACTGGGCAAGAAGTACAAGCGCAAGTGGGCGCTGACCGGCTGCACGCTCGAGATCGAGGCCGGCCACGTGACCGGGCTCGTCGGCCCCAACGGCGCCGGCAAGTCCACCCTGCTGAACATCGCGTCCGGCATGCTGGAGCCGACGACCGGCACCATCGAGGTCTGCGGTGGAACCCCCGGCAGCGGCCCGGACCAGCTGGCGAAGGTCGGCTACGTCGCCCAGAGCACGCCCGTCTACACCGGGCTCACCATCGAAGAGCACCTGCGGCTCGGCGCGCACCTCAACCCGCGGTGGGACGACTCGCTGGCCACCAAGCGGGTCGAGCGGCTCGGGCTCGACCCGAAGCAGCACGCCGGGAAGCTGTCCGGCGGCCAGCGCGCGCAGCTCGCGCTCACCCTCGGCATCGCCAAGCGCCCCGAGCTGCTGCTGCTCGACGAGCCGGTCGCCGCGCTGGACCCGTTGGCGCGCCGGGAGTTCCTGCAGGACCTCATGGAAGCCGTCGCCGAGCACGGGCTGTCCGTCGTGATGTCCTCGCACCTGGTCAACGACCTGGAACGGGTCTGCGACCACCTCGTCGTGCTGGTGGACTCCCAGGTCCGGGTGATCGGCGACGTCGAAGAGCTGCTCGCCACGCACCACCGGCTCTCCGGGCCGCGGCGCGAGGTCGACTCGCTGCCGGCCGAGCAGCACGTCGTCTCCGCGAAGCACACCGACCGCCAGACGACCGTGCTCGTCCGCACCGAGGCGCCGATCCTCGATCCCGCGTGGACGGTCGCGCAGATCGGCCTCGAAGACCTCGTCCTCGAGTACATGAGCAACCCCGCCGCCGCCCGCCCCGCCCTGGAGGTCCTGAGATGA
- a CDS encoding GntR family transcriptional regulator, producing the protein MIEFHLDARSGLSPYQQLVQQVRHALRLGLLDKGDQLPKVKDVVAGLAINPNTVLKAYRELEHDGLVSARPGVGTFVTATLNGGTSFAVLGPLRQDLRRWLGKARQAGLDEESIEALLMSTFRDSAREDIA; encoded by the coding sequence ATGATCGAATTCCACCTCGACGCCCGCTCGGGGCTGTCGCCGTACCAGCAGCTGGTCCAGCAGGTACGGCACGCGCTGCGGCTGGGCCTGCTCGACAAGGGAGACCAGCTCCCGAAGGTCAAGGACGTGGTCGCCGGCCTGGCGATCAACCCGAACACCGTGCTCAAGGCCTACCGCGAACTGGAGCACGACGGCCTCGTCTCGGCGCGGCCCGGCGTCGGCACGTTCGTGACCGCGACGCTCAACGGCGGCACCTCCTTCGCCGTGCTCGGGCCGTTGCGGCAGGACCTGCGCCGCTGGCTGGGCAAGGCGCGCCAGGCCGGTCTCGACGAAGAGAGCATCGAGGCCCTGCTGATGTCCACGTTTCGCGACTCCGCCAGAGAGGACATAGCGTGA